The Variovorax paradoxus B4 genome includes a region encoding these proteins:
- a CDS encoding helix-turn-helix domain-containing protein, with amino-acid sequence MYSVRVGFQWQSTPRPPHRRRRLGRELARRAGISRPLLSRIEHGQVSPSVETLPRVANGLGVPMSRFFPLEALRKHADYLALVYARCA; translated from the coding sequence ATATACTCTGTACGGGTCGGTTTTCAGTGGCAATCAACACCGCGCCCTCCGCATCGCCGCCGGCGCCTCGGGCGGGAACTGGCCCGGCGCGCCGGCATCTCCCGCCCGTTGCTCTCCCGCATCGAGCACGGCCAGGTTTCACCCTCCGTTGAGACGCTGCCTCGCGTCGCCAACGGACTCGGCGTGCCGATGTCGCGCTTCTTTCCGCTCGAGGCATTGCGCAAGCACGCCGACTACCTGGCGCTGGTCTACGCGCGCTGCGCCTGA